Proteins from a genomic interval of Papaver somniferum cultivar HN1 chromosome 4, ASM357369v1, whole genome shotgun sequence:
- the LOC113271673 gene encoding histone H2B.3-like, with amino-acid sequence MAPKAAEKKPAEKKPAEKKPAEAKKAEKAPAEKKPRSEKKLPSKDASSTDKKKKKSKKSVETYKIYIFKVLKQVHPDIGISSKAMGIMNSFINDIFEKLAAESSRLARYNKKPTITSREIQTAVRLVLPGELAKHAVSEGTKAVTKFTSS; translated from the coding sequence ATGGCGCCGAAAGCAGCAGAGAAAAAACCAGCTGAGAAGAAACCAGCAGAAAAGAAACCAGCCGAAGCGAAGAAAGCCGAGAAAGCACCAGCAGAGAAGAAACCCAGATCCGAGAAGAAATTACCAAGCAAAGATGCTTCATCaacagataagaagaagaagaaatcaaagaaatcagTCGAGACTTACAAGATCTACATCTTCAAAGTTCTGAAACAAGTTCATCCTGATATTGGTATTTCAAGTAAAGCTATGGGTATCATGAACAGTTTCATTAATGACATCTTTGAGAAACTTGCTGCGGAATCATCCAGATTGGCTAGGTATAATAAGAAACCAACTATTACTTCAAGGGAGATTCAAACTGCTGTTCGTCTTGTTCTTCCTGGTGAATTGGCTAAACATGCTGTTTCTGAGGGTACTAAAGCTGTTACCAAATTTACTAGTTCTTAA